A genomic window from Solanum stenotomum isolate F172 chromosome 10, ASM1918654v1, whole genome shotgun sequence includes:
- the LOC125843297 gene encoding kinesin-like protein KIN-14J, whose product MNPEAATENGDSTSLNEILNFKGAAEDNLTESKLFDGIQSKHGLADIPAAKISELMKLNSLESASTHSLFSVVSNILDDSIERKNGDIPQCVASLVKLVVQEIEERVSKQADNLRKQNGLYKSREERYQSRVKALETLALGTTEEHEVIMKKLQQIKIEKAKMEEKEKLQEQDLIRLMEDNDHYKMQISSLDTELESSKHAHEKDRLQLEAQLEQTRVESENKILELQCLLSESTKKVQELEAFSESKLVKLKRRELGYKHFIDSHFGSLQELRISSESIRQEVMRTKEIYVEELSHFGFNLKGLVDAAQNYHTVLEENRKLYNQVQDLKGNIRVYCRIRPFLPGQSQKLTTIEYIGENGELVVTNPSKLGKDSHRLFKFNKVFAPAVTQEEVFRDTQPLIRSVLDGYNVCIFAYGQTGSGKTYTMSGPSMSSVENWGVNYRALNDLFNISQSRKSSIAYEVGVQMVEIYNEQVRDLLCSDTSQKRLGIWSTTQPNGLAVPDASMHPVKSTANVLELMNIGLMNRAVGATALNERSSRSHSILTVHVRGIDLETNDILRGCLHLVDLAGSERVDRSEATGDRLREAQHINKSLSALGDVIFALAQKSSHVPYRNSKLTQVLQSSLGGQAKTLMFVQLNPDVESYSETISTLKFAERVSGVELGAARNNKEGRGVKELMDQVANLKDTITKKDEEIGRLRVPKTSGNGERRSVSSTRHSSASPRRQSLGGPRTNQISGERSSKPTQKAASDVDNSSEYSDRQSDTGSQQSLDDFRHHRDFFRQSRLAVVDADLNLGEDADSRATARGSQNPNEDVVLIGFDDADSEERLSDISDGVLSMGTETDGSINSIVEYTLFPETTKPPSETPEKPSIPAKLPRLTQKTVQTGSSRMSLQKSTPKVPSSKKPPSGNTSAVRSSKRWQ is encoded by the exons TGTGTGGCCTCCCTGGTGAAGTTAGTCGTACAAGAGATTGAAGAACGAGTTTCAAAACAAGCTGATAATTTGAGAAAG CAAAATGGGTTGTATAAGTCTCGTGAGGAGAGATATCAATCAAGAGTTAAAGCACTCGAAACCCTTGCATTGGGGACCACTGAGGAACATGAG GTTATCATGAAGAAGCTTCAACAGATAAAG ATAGAGAAGGCCAAAAtggaagagaaagaaaaacttcaagaacaagaTTTAATCAGGTTAATGGAAGATAATGATCACTATAAGATGCAAATATCCTCATTGGATACTGAGCTTGAATCATCCAAACACGCACATGAAAAAGATCGATTACAACTGGAAGCACAACTGGAGCAAACTCGAGTTGAATCAGAGAACAAGATACTGGAACTTCAATGTCTACTGAGTGAATCAACCAAGAAAGTACAAGAACTTGAGGCCTTTTCAGAATCCAAGTTGGTGAAATTGAAAAGGAGAGAGCTTGGTTACAAACACTTCATAGACTCTCATTTTGGATCTCTGCAG GAATTGAGGATATCATCCGAGTCTATAAGGCAGGAGGTgatgaggaccaaggagatttaCGTTGAGGAACTTAGCCACTTTG GGTTCAATCTTAAGGGGTTGGTTGATGCTGCTCAGAATTATCACACAGTTCTTGAAGAAAATAGGAAGTTGTACAACCAAGTTCAAGATTTGAAAG GTAACATTAGAGTTTACTGTAGGATAAGGCCATTCCTTCCTGGTCAAAGCCAAAAATTGACAACCATAGAGTACATTGGTGAGAATGGTGAACTGGTTGTTACTAATCCTTCAAAACTGGGGAAAGATAGTCACCGTCTTTTCAAATTCAACAAGGTCTTTGCACCTGCCGTTACTCAAG AGGAGGTGTTTCGAGACACTCAGCCATTAATCAGGTCTGTTTTGGATGGGTACAATGTCTGCATCTTTGCTTATGGTCAGACTGGTTCCGGAAAAACATATACCATG AGTGGGCCCAGCATGTCATCCGTGGAGAATTGGGGGGTCAACTACCGAGCTCTGAATGATCTATTCAACATCTCCCAGAGTAGGAAAAGTTCCATTGCATATGAAGTTGGTGTTCAAATGGTTGAGATATACAATGAGCAAGTGCGAGACTTGCTCTGCAGTGATACTTCTCAGAAACGA CTTGGGATTTGGAGTACTACTCAACCCAATGGATTAGCTGTCCCTGATGCTAGCATGCATCCAGTCAAATCAACTGCAAATGTCTTAGAATTAATGAATATTGGCCTAATGAATAGAGCTGTTGGCGCTACTGCTTTAAATGAAAGAAGCAGTCGGTCACATAG TATCCTCACCGTTCACGTGCGTGGTATAGACTTGGAAACAAATGATATTCTACGAGGTTGCCTACATTTGGTAGATTTGGCTGGCAGTGAAAGAGTAGATCGCTCTGAAGCCACAGGGGATCGTTTGCGAGAAGCACAACATATAAACAAATCATTATCTGCTCTTGGGGATGTGATATTTGCATTGGCACAAAAAAGTTCTCATGTGCCATATAGAAATAGCAAACTAACACAAGTTCTTCAAAGCTCTCTTG GAGGCCAGGCAAAGACACTTATGTTTGTACAGCTCAATCCTGACGTAGAATCCTACTCAGAAACCATTAGCACCCTGAAGTTTGCTGAGAGGGTGTCTGGAGTGGAGTTGGGTGCAGCTCGGAATAATAAAGAGGGCCGGGGTGTTAAAGAGCTTATGGATCAG GTAGCTAATTTAAAGGACACAATTACCAAAAAGGATGAAGAAATTGGGCGGCTGCGGGTTCCCAAAACCAGTGGCAACGGTGAGAGGCGTAGTGTGAGCTCAACCAGGCATAGCTCTGCCTCTCCAAGAAGGCAATCTTTAGGCGGTCCACGAACAAACCAAATTTCTGGAGAGAGAAGCTCAAAACCTACTCAGAAAGCTGCTTCTGACGTGGACAATAGTTCTGAATACAGCGACAGACAATCTGACACTGGTTCTCAGCAATCACTGGATGACTTTAGGCATCACAGAGATTTCTTTAGACAATCCAGGCTTGCTGTAGTAGATGCTGATCTAAATCTGGGTGAAGACGCTGATTCAAGGGCTACTGCGAGAGGAAGTCAAAATCCTAACGAAGACGTGGTGCTCATCgggtttgatgatgcagattctgAAGAGAGATTAAGTGACATATCCGATGGTGTACTTTCAATGGGAACTGAGACTGATGGTTCAATCAATAGTATTGTAGAGTACACTCTTTTCCCAGAAACTACAAAGCCACCTTCAGAGACCCCTGAGAA GCCCTCTATACCTGCTAAACTTCCACGGCTCACACAAAAGACTGTGCAAACAGGATCTTCTCGGATGTCACTGCAGAAGAGCACCCCTAAAGTCCCGA GTTCTAAAAAACCTCCTTCCGGAAACACTTCTGCAGTTAGGTCTTCCAAAAGATGGCAATAG